The following proteins are encoded in a genomic region of Deltaproteobacteria bacterium PRO3:
- a CDS encoding acyl-CoA desaturase, translating to MHPHLLGVFVIATLKKIQWLTVPVLTLTLFGGLIGLAFYIPRHGIHPLEPIFCAGFVFVVAMVVSGGYHRYFAHKAFQCHPALKLFYLIVGCAALQQSALVWASDHRCHHRYVDTDKDPYNAKKGLWWSHIGWLLAEDPASRKNLLRNAPDLARDRWVMWQHKYWIWISLPLAIGLPLLIGFLIGRPMGMFLWGVLLRIAITHHTTFTINSLAHRFGSQPYSDACTARDVWWLAPILCGENYHNYHHCFQSDYRNGVRWYHWDPTKWALWTLAKLRLVKGLRRTPQHLILKARLEMELKRVPAPAPVYDRLLALRQTLLDAAELYAKARKNYYEFKRSTADRSRESLLAAKENLRARREAFEARLSEWRETVRLAFRGLASSGGIS from the coding sequence ATGCATCCACATTTGCTCGGGGTTTTCGTGATTGCGACTTTGAAAAAGATCCAGTGGTTGACCGTCCCGGTCCTGACTCTCACCCTCTTCGGCGGCCTCATCGGCCTGGCGTTCTACATCCCGCGCCACGGCATCCACCCGCTCGAGCCGATCTTCTGCGCGGGCTTCGTCTTCGTGGTCGCGATGGTCGTCTCCGGCGGCTATCACCGTTACTTCGCCCACAAGGCCTTCCAGTGCCATCCGGCCCTCAAGCTCTTCTACCTGATCGTCGGCTGCGCGGCGCTTCAACAGTCCGCGCTGGTCTGGGCCTCCGACCACCGCTGCCACCACCGCTACGTCGACACGGACAAGGATCCCTACAACGCCAAGAAGGGCCTGTGGTGGTCCCACATCGGCTGGCTGCTGGCCGAGGACCCCGCCAGCCGCAAGAACCTGCTGCGCAACGCCCCCGACTTGGCCCGAGACCGCTGGGTCATGTGGCAGCACAAGTATTGGATCTGGATCTCACTGCCCCTGGCGATCGGCCTGCCCTTGCTGATCGGCTTTCTCATCGGACGGCCGATGGGCATGTTCCTCTGGGGGGTGCTGCTGCGCATCGCGATCACCCACCACACGACCTTCACGATCAACTCGCTGGCCCACCGCTTCGGCAGCCAGCCCTATTCCGACGCCTGCACGGCGCGGGACGTCTGGTGGCTGGCCCCCATCCTCTGCGGCGAGAACTACCACAACTACCACCACTGCTTTCAAAGCGACTACCGCAACGGGGTGCGCTGGTACCATTGGGACCCGACGAAGTGGGCGCTGTGGACGCTGGCCAAGCTGCGCCTGGTGAAGGGCCTGAGGCGCACGCCCCAGCACCTGATCTTGAAGGCGCGCCTCGAGATGGAATTGAAGCGGGTCCCGGCCCCGGCTCCGGTCTACGACCGCCTGTTGGCGCTGCGCCAGACCCTGCTCGACGCGGCCGAGCTCTACGCGAAGGCGCGCAAAAATTACTACGAGTTCAAGCGCAGCACCGCCGACCGCTCCCGCGAGTCGCTGCTCGCCGCCAAAGAAAATCTCCGCGCCCGGCGCGAGGCCTTCGAGGCCCGCCTGAGCGAGTGGCGCGAGACCGTCCGCCTGGCCTTCCGCGGCTTGGCGTCCTCCGGCGGCATTTCCTAA